One region of Miscanthus floridulus cultivar M001 chromosome 19, ASM1932011v1, whole genome shotgun sequence genomic DNA includes:
- the LOC136525728 gene encoding uncharacterized protein: MAETAAERAAREAQEQRDREVAAAARAKALDEYEAKYADVHAAAIAVLNIKVLVPVVLDRVANNYTRWRALFLVVLGKYALTDHVLTDVVNDDRPAWLQMNCTVLTWIYGTINPDLQQSTMLKEPNARVAWVHLEDEFLGQRESRALLLSAEFRTVKQGSSSITDFCRRLETMAASLREFGDPVGDRTLVLTLLRGLSEKFRPMVTNIKLRQPFPSFSEARTLLLLEEIDLNDFAGDAGTSSSSTTLAAGAPALLAPTGSTNTAWRPPAGGPAPSGRNQGGAPTGQGNGNQGGRSGRRRGRNKQQQQGGQQQQAPHGQHQRPPAQYQPWAYWPPPAPGPMYRPPAAGYMAVQQQQQQAPHGYQAAPPGFGAPSGYGYGAPPPQQQQPWTPMHGGSFDTSSLANNFSTMTLSPPGMGEWYADSGAGSHMVNNAGSSDTERDRQVQ, encoded by the exons ATGGCGGAGACCGCAGCCGAGCGCGCCGCCCGGGAGGCCCAGGAGCAGCGCGACCGGGAGGTGGCCGCCGCTGCCCGCGCCAAGGCCCTCGACGAGTACGAGGCCAAGTACGCCGACGttcacgccgccgccatcgctgTCCTCAACATCAAGGTGCTCGTGCCCGTCGTCCTGGATCGCGTCGCCAACAACTACACCCGGTGGCGCGCCCTCTTCCTCGTCGTCTTGGGCAAATATGCCCTCACCGATCACGTTCTCACCGATGTGGTCAATGATGATCGCCCGGCGTGGCTGCAGATGAACTGCACCGTCCTCACGTGGATCTACGGCACCATCAATCCCGACCTGCAGCAGTCCACGATGTTGAAAGAGCCCAACGCGCGGGTCGCATGGGTCCATCTGGAGGACGAGTTCCTCGGGCAGCGCGAGTCGCGCGCCCTCTTGCTGTCCGCCGAGTTCCGCACCGTCAAGCAAGGCTCATCCTCCATCACGGACTTCTGCCGACGCCTCGAGACGATGGCCGCCTCTCTTCGCGAGTTTGGCGACCCCGTTGGCGACCGCACCCTCGTCCTCACCCTGCTGCGCGGCCTCAGCGAGAAGTTCCGCCCCATGGTGACGAACATCAAGCTGCGACAGCCGTTCCCCAGCTTCTCGGAGGCGAGAACCCTGCTGCTCCTTGAGGAAATCGACCTCAACGACTTCGCCGGCGACGCCGGCACGTCCTCCAGCAGCACCACGCTGGCCGCGGGCGCACCGGCGCTCCTTGCGCCCACGGGCTCCACCAACACCGCATGGCGCCCCCCTGCCGGCGGCCCTGCTCCTTCTGGCCGCAACCAGGGCGGCGCGCCCACCGGCCAAGGCAACGGCAACCAGGGCGGCCGCTCCGGACGCCGTCGCGGAcgcaacaagcagcagcagcagggcgggcagcagcagcaggcgccgcacGGGCAACACCAGCGCCCGCCGGCGCAGTACCAGCCCTGGGCGTACTGGCCAccgcccgctccggggccgatgTACAGACCGCCTGCTGCAGGGTACATGgccgtgcagcagcagcagcagcaggcgccgcacggctacCAGGCCGCTCCACCCGGCTTCGGCGCACCATCCGGCTACGGCTACGGGGCGCCtccaccacagcagcagcagccgtggACGCCCATGCATGGAGGCAGCTTCGACACGTCCTCGCTCGCCAACAACTTCAGCACCATGACGCTCTCCCCTCCCGGCATGGGCGAATGGTATGCTGACTCGGGCGCTGGCTCCCACATGGTCAACAACGCTG GATCTTCAGACACGGAGCGTGATCGCCAGGTGCAATAG